Part of the Ignavibacteria bacterium genome is shown below.
GCCGTCATTGTCAAAGTCGACTGTTGAGGTCGCAATGGCACGGAAGGAATTTTCATTGGCACTCTTGATCTCAATTACGTATCGCGCAGGCCCGCCTTCCGAGATAAGCTTTTCCTGCTCGTAGCCTATTTCGGTCAGGTTCATGGAATACTTATCGTATTC
Proteins encoded:
- a CDS encoding general secretion pathway protein GspG, which encodes EYDKYSMNLTEIGYEQEKLISEGGPARYVIEIKSANENSFRAIATSTVDFDNDGTFNQWEVTENGMIKEVVGD